The Candidatus Izemoplasma sp. genome has a window encoding:
- a CDS encoding Y-family DNA polymerase, which produces MDNYRIHRNILCIDLKSFYASVECAIRGLNPFTTPLVVADKSRGGGSVVLAVTPYLKKRGVKNRCRIHNLPKDGEIIYAKPRMKKYLEMSTKIIDIYLKYVSYEDMHIYSIDEVFLDLTTYLNYYEKSDEEMAKIILDDILETTKIPATCGIGPNMLLSKIALDIESKHSPTFIAKWSYDDVEHKLWNITPLSEMWGIGSRMEQNLNQLGLYTVGDIARYPLKRLRKYYGILGEELYHHAHGIDQSIISEKIAYEPVSKSVGHGQTLFHDYFYDDVKQIILEMTDLVAKRLREGEKKAYTIHFGIGYSKVVGGGFSHQRTLPFPTWNESEIYRICLDLLDEHYDESPIRRVSIRASNLVKEYFIQLNLFSDVSQKIKEHKIHKTIDNIQFKHGKNTIIRGSSLTDASTIQARNEMVGGHNA; this is translated from the coding sequence ATGGATAATTATCGGATACATAGAAATATATTATGTATTGACCTGAAAAGCTTTTATGCATCAGTAGAATGCGCTATTAGAGGGCTAAACCCATTTACCACCCCACTCGTTGTAGCAGATAAATCACGGGGTGGCGGCAGTGTTGTTCTAGCTGTGACACCGTACTTGAAAAAACGTGGGGTTAAGAACCGCTGTCGCATTCATAATCTTCCAAAAGATGGAGAGATTATCTATGCCAAACCACGGATGAAGAAATACTTAGAAATGTCGACTAAGATTATTGATATCTATCTAAAATATGTCTCCTATGAAGACATGCATATTTATAGTATTGATGAAGTCTTTTTAGATTTGACCACTTACTTGAATTACTATGAAAAAAGCGATGAAGAAATGGCAAAGATTATTCTTGATGATATCTTAGAAACTACTAAAATACCCGCAACATGTGGGATTGGTCCGAATATGTTACTAAGTAAGATTGCCCTTGATATTGAGAGCAAACATTCACCGACCTTCATCGCTAAATGGAGTTATGATGATGTAGAACATAAACTATGGAATATTACACCATTATCAGAAATGTGGGGCATTGGTTCACGGATGGAACAAAATTTGAATCAGCTCGGTTTATATACGGTTGGTGATATTGCCCGTTATCCACTGAAGCGCCTTCGTAAATACTACGGTATTTTAGGCGAAGAGTTATATCATCATGCACACGGTATTGATCAATCCATCATCAGTGAAAAAATAGCGTATGAACCTGTCTCAAAAAGTGTTGGCCACGGTCAAACACTCTTTCATGATTACTTTTATGATGACGTTAAACAAATTATTTTAGAGATGACTGATTTAGTTGCTAAACGGTTACGAGAAGGAGAGAAGAAGGCTTACACAATTCACTTTGGTATTGGCTATTCAAAGGTAGTTGGTGGTGGGTTTTCTCATCAACGTACGCTACCATTTCCCACATGGAATGAAAGTGAAATTTATCGAATATGCCTTGATTTACTGGATGAACATTATGATGAATCACCCATTAGACGGGTATCGATTAGAGCCTCAAACCTTGTGAAAGAATATTTTATTCAACTCAACTTATTTAGTGATGTTTCACAAAAAATTAAAGAACACAAAATCCATAAAACAATTGACAATATTCAATTTAAACATGGCAAAAATACGATTATAAGAGGTTCTAGTTTAACCGATGCCTCTACCATACAAGCACGTAACGAAATGGTTGGTGGTCATAATGCCTAA
- a CDS encoding bifunctional riboflavin kinase/FAD synthetase: protein MEIKTLNGHAIKEKTVAAIGFFDGVHLAHQALIEKTIEIGNQKQLPTAIITFDEHPKSILYDFDYHYITPLKRKLEIFKQYNIDTVYVINFTKEKANLSPSKFIDHYLLNIDTLVCGFDFKFGARGSGTIKTLQAHTEFDTVIVKKITYHGFKIGSTHIRDLIQSGHVEQVTPILGDYYMIEGEVIHGQKKGRMIGYPTANVDTDHYLIPKQGVYVTKTKVGDRWYDSMSSVGHNPTLNCRVELSVESNIFNFNQDIYGQEITIKFLHRLRDEEKFDSVDALIKRIDEDKENTLAYLKKNKE from the coding sequence ATGGAAATTAAAACATTAAATGGGCATGCAATTAAAGAAAAAACAGTTGCGGCTATAGGATTTTTTGATGGTGTTCATTTAGCCCATCAAGCATTAATTGAAAAAACGATTGAGATAGGAAATCAAAAACAATTGCCTACCGCAATCATTACCTTTGATGAGCATCCGAAAAGTATTTTATATGATTTTGATTACCATTATATTACCCCTTTAAAACGAAAACTTGAAATTTTTAAACAATATAATATCGATACTGTTTATGTTATTAACTTTACAAAAGAAAAAGCGAATTTATCACCAAGTAAGTTTATTGATCATTATTTACTCAATATTGATACATTGGTCTGTGGCTTTGATTTTAAATTCGGTGCACGAGGTAGTGGTACAATCAAGACCTTACAAGCACACACTGAATTTGATACTGTCATTGTTAAAAAGATTACTTATCATGGCTTTAAAATTGGTAGCACCCATATTAGAGATTTAATTCAGTCTGGGCATGTTGAACAGGTTACCCCTATTTTGGGTGATTATTACATGATTGAAGGAGAAGTCATTCATGGTCAAAAGAAAGGCCGAATGATTGGATATCCTACCGCAAATGTTGATACTGATCATTATCTTATCCCTAAACAAGGGGTATATGTGACAAAAACAAAAGTTGGCGATAGATGGTATGATTCGATGAGTAGTGTGGGACACAATCCAACACTCAACTGTCGTGTAGAACTAAGCGTTGAGTCAAATATTTTTAATTTTAACCAAGATATTTACGGTCAAGAGATCACGATTAAGTTTTTACATCGTCTACGTGATGAAGAGAAGTTTGATTCTGTTGATGCCTTAATAAAGCGTATTGATGAGGATAAAGAAAATACATTAGCGTATCTAAAAAAGAATAAGGAATAA
- the rnhC gene encoding ribonuclease HIII — translation MNFVLKNMSKTDIARIKQFYQDYEVENNSPHIVFFAKTEYVAVSIYTTGKVMFQGEDAEDEYNMWLTILNYPAAESASKKPDFKDYFYPSIGSDEVGTGDFFGPITVCAFHLNQSDIEVYKQLNIRDSKNVSDEQILIIGEAIKDMGTFSLLTLHNDKYNQLVKKGFNMNKIKAYLHNKAILNLLQKIHGSPEVIIDQFTPEKKYFQYLNTEQRVYRNITFLTKAESRYASVALASILARYAFLKHFDHLSDQVGVTLPKGAGAKVDDIAASLIKKHGEAYLENIAKTHFTTFDKAKKLAK, via the coding sequence TTGAATTTTGTCTTAAAAAATATGAGTAAAACAGATATAGCGCGAATAAAACAGTTCTATCAAGACTATGAAGTTGAGAATAATAGTCCGCATATTGTGTTTTTTGCGAAAACAGAATATGTTGCTGTATCCATATATACAACTGGTAAGGTTATGTTTCAAGGCGAAGATGCCGAAGATGAGTATAATATGTGGTTGACTATACTTAATTACCCTGCGGCCGAGTCAGCGTCAAAAAAACCAGATTTCAAAGATTACTTCTACCCGTCTATTGGTAGTGATGAAGTAGGAACGGGTGACTTTTTTGGACCAATTACTGTGTGTGCTTTTCATTTGAATCAAAGTGATATAGAAGTATATAAACAATTAAATATTCGTGACTCTAAAAATGTGTCTGATGAGCAAATCCTCATTATTGGTGAAGCAATTAAAGATATGGGCACATTTAGTTTGTTAACCCTCCATAATGATAAGTATAATCAACTCGTTAAAAAGGGATTCAATATGAATAAAATTAAAGCGTATTTACATAATAAAGCAATTTTAAATTTGCTTCAAAAAATCCACGGAAGTCCAGAAGTGATTATCGATCAATTCACACCTGAGAAAAAATATTTTCAGTATTTAAATACTGAACAACGTGTATATCGCAATATCACCTTTTTAACCAAGGCAGAAAGTCGTTATGCCAGTGTGGCTTTAGCCAGTATTTTGGCTAGATATGCTTTTTTAAAGCACTTTGATCACTTATCTGATCAAGTTGGCGTAACCTTGCCAAAAGGGGCAGGCGCAAAAGTTGACGATATCGCGGCCTCGTTGATTAAAAAACATGGTGAAGCATACTTGGAGAATATTGCCAAAACACACTTTACAACATTTGATAAAGCAAAAAAATTAGCGAAATAG
- the truB gene encoding tRNA pseudouridine(55) synthase TruB yields the protein MDGILLVNKPKDYSSHDVVAVLRGILKTRKIGHSGTLDPDATGLLVVGIGKGTKIMRYLNQDDKGYEATVCIGKATTTLDDTGEVTDTKSVSRLTGVDDVLASFLGQYTQTPPMYSAIKYKGKRLYEYARKGIIIDDIPSRDITIKEIARTSEIRYENDKAYFEYNVLGSKGLYVRTLSYDLAKKLGYPGYNYQLNRVKAGHFSLDNAYTLEDIKGGNYTLISLSDALGHLPKVIANKRMQEDIKYGRLLSVTDFPHLGLTRVVDESNQLLAIYTKHPKRMAMKPTNVFVKD from the coding sequence ATGGATGGTATTCTACTTGTAAACAAGCCTAAAGATTACTCTTCACATGATGTTGTTGCGGTATTAAGAGGTATCTTGAAAACTCGAAAAATTGGTCATAGTGGGACCTTAGACCCTGATGCGACTGGCTTATTGGTTGTCGGGATTGGTAAAGGCACAAAAATTATGCGCTACTTAAACCAAGATGATAAAGGCTATGAAGCAACGGTCTGTATTGGTAAAGCAACAACAACGCTAGATGATACAGGGGAGGTTACTGATACTAAGTCAGTATCTAGATTAACTGGTGTCGATGATGTCTTGGCATCTTTTTTAGGTCAGTATACACAAACACCACCCATGTATTCAGCAATTAAATATAAGGGGAAACGTCTCTATGAATATGCCCGTAAAGGGATTATAATCGATGATATTCCCTCACGGGATATTACGATTAAAGAAATTGCAAGAACAAGTGAGATTCGATATGAAAATGATAAGGCTTATTTTGAGTATAATGTATTAGGATCCAAAGGGCTTTATGTTAGAACATTATCTTATGATCTGGCCAAGAAATTAGGCTATCCTGGGTATAACTATCAATTAAATCGAGTGAAAGCTGGACATTTTAGTTTGGATAACGCTTATACCTTAGAAGATATTAAAGGCGGTAACTATACTTTAATATCATTATCAGATGCGTTAGGTCATTTACCGAAAGTTATCGCAAATAAAAGGATGCAAGAAGACATAAAATATGGTAGACTATTATCTGTGACCGATTTCCCACATTTAGGATTAACCCGTGTTGTGGATGAAAGTAATCAATTACTGGCCATTTACACAAAGCATCCAAAGCGGATGGCTATGAAGCCAACAAATGTCTTTGTAAAGGATTGA
- a CDS encoding endonuclease MutS2, whose translation MYAETQLLEFNKVKEHITAYAHTTIGKDKVRQLAPSNNNLEITRKLNEVSQAKYITEGYKEAPFGGVRDVTDILKQAKIYATLTPKDFLDIMGLVDASKNMIRFFKQVEENELPFDALLPYLDDLNHVKTIKDEIMQVITIDGKIRDDASSELSRIRRNIASKERKVNEKLNQFLNRNKKKLTESLITMRSNRFVVPVKASDKNSVKGTVVDMSSSGETVYIEPASVAEINNQISLLKIEEQNEIEKLLRDLTAFIAGYHGVLKTNFDVLTTLDYLFAVGKYSIELLCVKPDITKKTIDLQKARHPLIDQKEVVANTIAFNPGQDTIIITGPNTGGKTVALKTMGLLSIMVQSGLLIPVEPESKTIIFTHIFADIGDEQSIEQSLSTFSSHMTRIIRIIKQCTPGSLILLDELGSGTDPKEGSSLAMAILDHINQFNVYTIATTHYPELKAYAYDKEHIINASVEFDVNTLSPTYRLLLGTPGKSNALLISERLGLPKKVIDRAKEHVITTNTDVSELINKLEKQGNVLDEKIQEYDQLIARNKELIEDNKRLKRDLREEKDQLKQKASLEKHKVLTQAKREASKLIKEIEALQKESEIKPHELAELKYKTKELLHNDVRDSETLEHTYQTGDLVTVLKFNRTGELLEQQKNRKWSVKMGSLTMNLDEKEFEFIEHKDKPKKPVKVKSKVHKYTPTTLDLRGLRYEEAKAKLDKYVDDCVLANIPFATIIHGFGTLTLRKLVKDYVDKHPQINSHRDGKANEGGNGATIIELKN comes from the coding sequence ATGTATGCAGAAACACAATTACTAGAATTTAATAAAGTAAAAGAACACATTACTGCCTATGCACACACGACGATTGGAAAAGACAAAGTTCGTCAATTAGCGCCTAGCAATAATAATTTAGAAATCACACGTAAATTAAACGAAGTATCACAAGCAAAATACATCACAGAAGGATACAAAGAAGCTCCTTTTGGTGGTGTTAGAGATGTCACAGATATCCTCAAACAAGCGAAGATATATGCGACCCTTACTCCAAAAGACTTTCTTGATATTATGGGACTTGTGGATGCGTCGAAAAATATGATACGCTTTTTTAAGCAAGTCGAAGAAAATGAATTACCTTTTGATGCCTTATTACCGTATCTCGATGACTTAAATCATGTCAAAACAATTAAAGACGAGATCATGCAGGTTATTACGATTGATGGTAAAATACGTGATGATGCCTCATCTGAACTGTCGCGTATCAGACGAAATATCGCTAGTAAAGAACGTAAAGTGAATGAAAAATTAAATCAATTTTTAAATCGCAACAAGAAAAAATTAACTGAATCTTTAATTACTATGCGGTCTAACCGGTTTGTTGTACCTGTAAAAGCAAGCGACAAAAACAGTGTCAAAGGAACAGTTGTTGACATGTCTAGCAGTGGTGAAACAGTCTATATTGAACCCGCAAGCGTCGCAGAAATCAATAACCAAATTTCTTTACTTAAAATTGAAGAACAAAATGAAATTGAAAAATTGTTACGAGATTTAACCGCTTTTATTGCCGGATATCATGGTGTGCTTAAAACAAACTTTGATGTTTTAACAACCCTAGATTACCTATTCGCGGTAGGTAAATATAGTATTGAGTTACTGTGTGTGAAACCAGATATTACGAAAAAGACCATTGACTTACAAAAAGCCCGACACCCATTAATTGATCAAAAAGAGGTTGTTGCGAATACCATTGCATTTAATCCTGGACAAGATACCATTATTATTACAGGACCAAATACAGGTGGGAAAACTGTTGCTTTAAAAACGATGGGATTACTCTCTATAATGGTTCAATCAGGGTTGCTTATTCCTGTTGAACCGGAAAGTAAAACAATCATTTTTACCCATATTTTCGCCGATATTGGTGATGAACAAAGTATTGAACAATCCTTATCTACATTTTCATCACATATGACTCGGATTATCCGAATTATTAAACAATGTACCCCAGGATCACTTATTTTACTAGATGAGTTAGGTAGTGGGACTGACCCGAAAGAAGGATCTAGTCTTGCGATGGCTATTTTAGATCATATTAATCAATTTAATGTGTACACGATTGCCACAACACATTATCCCGAGTTAAAAGCCTACGCCTATGATAAAGAGCATATTATAAATGCCAGTGTCGAATTCGATGTGAACACATTATCCCCTACATATCGTTTATTACTAGGTACCCCCGGTAAATCAAATGCGTTATTAATTAGTGAACGGCTCGGGTTACCCAAAAAAGTGATTGACAGAGCCAAAGAGCACGTTATTACAACAAATACCGATGTATCAGAATTGATCAATAAATTAGAGAAACAAGGGAATGTTCTAGATGAAAAAATTCAAGAATATGATCAATTGATTGCCCGAAACAAAGAATTAATCGAAGACAACAAACGATTAAAACGTGATTTACGGGAAGAAAAAGATCAATTAAAACAGAAGGCTAGTCTAGAAAAACATAAGGTCTTGACACAGGCAAAACGCGAAGCAAGTAAGCTGATTAAAGAAATAGAAGCCTTACAAAAAGAAAGCGAAATTAAGCCTCATGAACTAGCTGAATTAAAATATAAAACCAAAGAATTGTTGCATAATGACGTAAGGGATTCAGAAACACTTGAACATACTTACCAAACAGGAGATTTAGTCACCGTGTTAAAGTTTAACCGAACAGGCGAACTCTTAGAACAACAAAAAAATAGAAAATGGTCTGTCAAAATGGGCTCATTAACGATGAACTTAGATGAAAAAGAGTTTGAATTTATCGAACATAAAGATAAACCTAAAAAACCTGTAAAAGTGAAATCAAAGGTTCATAAGTACACGCCAACCACGCTGGATTTAAGAGGTCTTCGATATGAAGAAGCAAAAGCCAAACTTGATAAATATGTAGATGATTGTGTTTTAGCAAATATTCCATTTGCGACAATCATCCATGGTTTTGGAACATTGACCTTACGAAAACTTGTAAAAGATTATGTCGATAAACACCCTCAAATCAACAGTCATCGTGATGGGAAAGCCAATGAAGGTGGGAATGGCGCAACCATCATTGAGTTAAAAAATTAA
- the rpsO gene encoding 30S ribosomal protein S15, translating into MAISKTVKKEIVEEYRLKEGDTGSVEVQVALLTKEIEALNTHLKKHKHDYHSRRGLLKKVGHRRNLLKYLKKNEIERYRTLIKKLGIRR; encoded by the coding sequence ATGGCAATTTCAAAAACAGTAAAAAAAGAAATCGTTGAAGAATATCGTTTAAAAGAAGGCGATACTGGTAGTGTTGAAGTTCAAGTTGCGTTACTAACAAAAGAAATTGAAGCATTAAATACGCACTTAAAAAAACACAAACATGATTACCATTCTCGTCGTGGTCTACTCAAAAAAGTTGGACATCGTCGTAACTTGCTAAAATACTTGAAAAAGAACGAAATCGAACGTTATCGTACACTGATTAAAAAATTAGGTATTCGTCGATAA
- a CDS encoding YolD-like family protein encodes MPNTLEHYVYRDRKMMKWLPFGALTEQGDYLQELFAKRNRQEKPTLLSDAENEMNYILEEAIAMSLPIKVTYFEQYTYHTISGLVTKVDQMHRQLTINGTRLSAQQITDIRFQ; translated from the coding sequence ATGCCTAACACCTTAGAACATTATGTTTATCGCGATCGTAAGATGATGAAATGGTTGCCTTTTGGTGCCTTAACAGAACAAGGTGACTACTTACAAGAACTCTTTGCGAAACGAAATAGACAAGAGAAGCCAACCTTATTAAGCGATGCGGAAAATGAGATGAACTATATTTTAGAAGAAGCAATCGCAATGTCTTTACCTATTAAAGTAACCTACTTTGAACAGTATACGTATCATACAATCAGTGGCTTAGTCACAAAAGTCGATCAGATGCATAGACAACTAACCATTAATGGGACACGATTATCTGCCCAGCAAATCACTGATATTAGATTTCAATAA
- the lspA gene encoding signal peptidase II, whose product MTKTTRIGLLVISILVALDQITKLLIKTQLYLGEEIPVIPQFFTITSHRNDGAAWGIFSGNMLFFYLITLIAGVLFYLLLKESDVTTKKFYSYGIFLMVAGGIGNFIDRLAYKQVVDFIDIDIFSYTTFPIFNIADICLVIGMIMFTLDVIIEEVFYGNHHRNTTK is encoded by the coding sequence ATGACAAAAACAACCCGAATTGGTCTCCTGGTAATTAGTATATTAGTTGCCCTCGATCAGATCACAAAATTACTCATCAAGACACAGTTATATCTTGGTGAAGAAATACCTGTAATCCCACAATTTTTCACAATCACATCGCACCGTAATGACGGTGCTGCATGGGGAATCTTCAGTGGAAACATGCTCTTTTTCTATCTCATTACTTTGATCGCTGGTGTACTCTTTTATCTTTTGTTAAAAGAGTCAGATGTAACAACAAAGAAATTTTATTCGTATGGTATTTTTCTTATGGTTGCCGGTGGGATCGGTAATTTCATTGACCGTCTAGCCTATAAACAAGTCGTTGATTTTATTGATATTGACATTTTCAGTTATACAACATTTCCCATCTTTAATATTGCCGATATTTGTTTAGTTATCGGAATGATTATGTTTACCTTAGATGTCATCATCGAGGAGGTATTTTATGGAAACCATCATCGTAACACAACAAAATGA
- a CDS encoding ferritin: MDKKLVEAINEQLNFEIESAHIYLAMAGYVATLGLDGFENWFMIQYEEELAHAKKFINYLNDRGERVNITGFDTPQNDYDSLLDAFETSLAHEKKVTARINNLMKIANEVSDYAAISFLNWYLDEQVEEEDTFSSLIDKIKLVKDAGLYVLDQEMAQRTFVDPTQEA, translated from the coding sequence ATGGATAAAAAATTAGTAGAAGCAATCAACGAACAATTGAATTTTGAAATTGAATCGGCACATATCTATCTTGCAATGGCTGGATATGTCGCAACATTAGGATTAGACGGATTTGAAAATTGGTTTATGATTCAATACGAAGAAGAATTAGCGCATGCAAAGAAATTCATTAACTATCTTAATGATCGCGGTGAACGTGTAAACATTACAGGATTTGATACACCACAAAATGATTATGATAGTTTATTAGATGCTTTTGAAACTTCACTTGCACACGAGAAAAAAGTAACTGCACGGATTAATAATTTAATGAAAATTGCTAATGAGGTTAGTGACTATGCGGCAATCAGCTTTTTAAACTGGTATTTGGATGAACAAGTTGAAGAGGAAGATACTTTCTCTTCATTAATCGACAAAATCAAACTTGTAAAAGATGCCGGTCTTTATGTTTTAGACCAAGAAATGGCACAACGTACTTTCGTTGATCCTACTCAAGAAGCATAA
- the trxA gene encoding thioredoxin: MAIIYANADDFKEKTKEGTCLVDFYADWCAPCRMLAPVLEQIAEENEDITIVKVNVDENQSLAAEHGVRGIPAIHVMKDGKQVASRAGFLPKDALVDWVKNA, encoded by the coding sequence ATGGCAATAATTTATGCAAATGCAGATGATTTTAAAGAAAAAACTAAAGAAGGAACATGTCTCGTAGATTTCTACGCAGATTGGTGTGCGCCTTGTCGCATGTTAGCGCCAGTATTAGAACAGATTGCTGAAGAAAACGAAGACATCACAATCGTCAAAGTCAATGTTGATGAAAATCAATCATTAGCTGCTGAACATGGTGTTCGCGGAATTCCAGCAATCCATGTTATGAAAGATGGAAAACAAGTTGCTTCACGTGCTGGGTTCTTACCTAAAGACGCATTAGTTGATTGGGTTAAAAACGCATAA
- a CDS encoding zinc dependent phospholipase C family protein gives MPDFYMHAKFAKEIEEILPVSLDTPSLLLGAQGPDPFYYKVLGGKTHDYRYYADRLHDTDTAKSLSLLTTYVKTHPNQKLISFYIGYLCHYALDVTVHPYIYHHVGVYDVNQPTTHPWRGLHLRFERAVDIKLIEHDYDIKAHQFNVNSLLPKYNTEETIDYAISHIIHKTFDSNPGLSYTVASKAMKRTLKWMVRDRFGMKRLLYKGLDRFNHKTDLFLQDLSLHAKPIPFDYLNIDHHPWHHPITNQKSTASVFDLYDQAKEFVLNILDTVLPYIEGKGTVDLSTVFTNLSFNTGINCDRGSKMKYIQIYTEKQQ, from the coding sequence ATGCCAGATTTTTATATGCATGCTAAATTTGCCAAAGAGATTGAAGAAATATTACCTGTATCGCTTGATACACCATCCTTATTGCTTGGTGCGCAAGGACCAGATCCGTTTTATTATAAAGTTTTAGGCGGTAAAACACACGATTATCGATACTATGCGGATCGACTACACGATACCGACACAGCAAAAAGCCTATCGCTTTTAACCACGTATGTTAAAACGCATCCCAATCAAAAACTTATCAGTTTTTATATTGGGTATTTATGTCACTATGCTCTCGATGTGACTGTGCATCCTTACATCTATCACCATGTGGGTGTCTATGATGTCAATCAACCAACCACGCATCCGTGGCGCGGCTTACACTTACGCTTTGAGCGCGCTGTCGATATCAAGTTAATTGAACATGATTATGATATAAAAGCGCATCAGTTCAATGTGAATAGTTTATTACCTAAGTACAATACAGAAGAGACAATCGATTATGCCATATCGCATATCATTCATAAAACCTTTGACAGTAATCCAGGCTTATCTTACACCGTAGCTTCAAAAGCAATGAAACGTACGTTAAAATGGATGGTTCGTGACCGTTTTGGCATGAAGCGATTATTGTATAAAGGCTTAGATCGCTTTAATCATAAAACGGATTTATTCTTACAAGACCTCTCTTTACATGCGAAGCCAATCCCGTTTGATTATCTTAATATAGATCATCATCCTTGGCATCACCCCATCACTAATCAAAAATCAACTGCCTCTGTCTTTGATTTATATGACCAGGCAAAAGAATTTGTGCTTAATATATTAGATACTGTATTACCGTATATTGAAGGAAAAGGCACCGTTGACCTGTCGACAGTTTTTACCAATTTATCTTTTAATACAGGGATTAATTGTGACCGCGGAAGCAAGATGAAATATATTCAAATATATACTGAAAAGCAACAATAA
- a CDS encoding RluA family pseudouridine synthase, translating into METIIVTQQNEHERLDRFLADQLTLSRNVIQQYIKDDHILVNGASSKANYKIKVEDTITINPPAPKEISLKPEDIPLDIIYEDDDVAVVNKPVGMVVHPGAGNPSHTMVNALLYHLDDLTAIKGEIRPGIVHRIDKETSGLLMVAKNDLAVEHLSKQLQEKTVERTYVALVEGVIDHNKGKINAPIGRHKTRRQHMAVVENGKPAITHFTVIKRYENHTLIECQLETGRTHQIRVHLAYIGHPLVGDPKYGRRKTDTSHGQYLHAKSLGFKHPRTEETLFFESPLPDFFQTTLNELE; encoded by the coding sequence ATGGAAACCATCATCGTAACACAACAAAATGAACATGAGCGACTCGATCGTTTTTTAGCCGATCAACTCACATTATCGCGTAATGTTATTCAACAATATATTAAAGATGATCACATTTTAGTGAATGGGGCATCTAGTAAAGCCAATTATAAAATCAAGGTTGAAGACACCATTACGATTAATCCGCCAGCACCTAAAGAAATTTCTTTAAAACCAGAAGATATTCCTTTAGATATCATCTATGAAGATGATGATGTTGCTGTGGTGAATAAACCGGTGGGGATGGTTGTCCATCCCGGCGCAGGAAATCCAAGTCATACAATGGTAAATGCGTTATTATATCATTTAGATGATTTAACTGCGATTAAGGGGGAGATTCGCCCTGGAATCGTCCATCGGATTGATAAAGAAACCAGCGGATTATTGATGGTTGCCAAAAATGATTTAGCCGTTGAACACCTATCAAAGCAACTCCAAGAAAAAACGGTTGAACGCACATACGTTGCCCTTGTAGAAGGCGTTATTGATCACAACAAAGGTAAAATCAATGCTCCCATTGGCCGCCATAAAACACGGCGCCAACATATGGCTGTGGTCGAAAATGGAAAGCCAGCAATTACCCATTTTACCGTTATAAAACGATATGAAAACCATACCCTAATCGAATGCCAATTAGAAACCGGTAGAACCCATCAAATTCGCGTCCATTTAGCTTATATCGGTCATCCCTTAGTAGGTGACCCAAAATATGGTAGACGTAAAACAGACACATCGCATGGACAATATCTTCATGCAAAATCCCTTGGCTTTAAACATCCCCGGACAGAAGAAACCTTGTTTTTTGAAAGCCCATTACCAGACTTTTTTCAAACAACCTTAAATGAACTAGAATAG